The following proteins are encoded in a genomic region of Iodidimonas sp. SYSU 1G8:
- a CDS encoding primosomal protein N', translating into MRVLLPLALDLAYDYRTPPEAVLPPGQFVEVPLGTKRRIGVVWDPAPQEAAVDEAKLRNVARVLDLPRLPDSTRRFIDWVARYTMAPLGSVLRMAIATPSLFQPSRPVITYAWSGREPERQTAARARVIDVLRDGPPRGAADLAEAAAVSDGVVRGLAEQGVLEAIENDPDAGFLEPPPDPDTPGPVLSADQREAAGRLSGKIGDGFAALVLEGVTGSGKTEVYFEAIATALRSASGAQVLVLVPEIALTNQLLDRFEARFGARPMSWHSELTGRARRAAWIGAATGGARVVVGARSALFLPFRDLALIVVDEEHDPAYKQEEQVIYHARDMAVVRASLSACPIILVSATPSLETMVNCWSGKYERVMLPQRHGGASLPAIEAVDMRRQSTPRGRWISPRLEEALRANVEAGEQSLLFLNRRGYAPAAICRACGNRVQRDNCSAPLVVHRYGNRLQCHHCDFTMPMPKKCPKCGAEDTIIPYGPGVERLGEEVEALFPGLRVAVMASDTVRSAREAQDFIERIEKHQLDIVIGTQLVTKGHHFPMLTLVGIVDADLGLSGGDLRAGERTYQQLWQVAGRAGRAERPGRVLVQTYMPEHPVMQALIGGDGPAFYRNEAAEREEAGWPPYGRLAALILSGVDEGEVLAHARALAARAPRGPDISVLGPAPAPYARLRGRFRHRFLVRAKRGVDIQGLVRGWLAQVPERRSVRTAIDIDPHSFL; encoded by the coding sequence GTGCGCGTGCTGCTGCCGTTGGCGCTTGACCTAGCATATGACTACCGGACTCCGCCAGAGGCGGTGTTGCCGCCCGGGCAGTTCGTCGAGGTGCCGCTGGGCACCAAGCGCCGAATCGGCGTGGTCTGGGACCCGGCGCCGCAGGAGGCGGCGGTCGATGAGGCCAAGCTGCGCAATGTGGCGCGGGTGCTGGATCTGCCGCGCCTGCCGGACAGCACGCGCCGCTTCATCGACTGGGTCGCCCGCTACACCATGGCGCCGCTGGGCTCGGTGCTGCGCATGGCCATCGCCACGCCCTCGCTGTTCCAGCCGTCGCGCCCGGTCATCACCTATGCCTGGAGCGGAAGGGAGCCCGAGCGGCAGACGGCGGCGCGGGCGCGGGTCATCGATGTGCTGCGCGACGGGCCGCCGCGCGGCGCCGCCGATCTGGCGGAGGCCGCGGCGGTCAGCGACGGCGTGGTGCGCGGGCTCGCCGAGCAAGGCGTGCTGGAGGCCATCGAGAACGATCCGGACGCCGGGTTCCTGGAGCCGCCGCCCGATCCGGACACGCCCGGCCCGGTCCTGTCAGCGGACCAGCGCGAGGCCGCCGGCCGGCTCTCTGGCAAGATCGGCGATGGATTCGCGGCCCTGGTCCTCGAGGGCGTGACCGGCTCCGGCAAGACGGAGGTCTATTTCGAGGCGATCGCGACCGCGCTGCGCTCGGCGTCCGGGGCGCAGGTGCTGGTGCTGGTGCCCGAGATCGCGCTGACCAACCAGCTGCTCGACCGATTCGAGGCGCGGTTCGGCGCGCGCCCCATGTCCTGGCATTCGGAGCTGACCGGCCGGGCCCGCCGCGCCGCCTGGATCGGCGCCGCGACCGGCGGCGCGCGCGTCGTCGTCGGCGCCCGCTCGGCCCTGTTCCTGCCGTTTCGTGATCTGGCGTTGATCGTGGTCGATGAAGAACACGACCCGGCCTACAAGCAGGAAGAGCAGGTCATCTATCATGCGCGCGACATGGCGGTGGTGCGGGCCTCGCTGTCGGCCTGTCCCATCATCCTGGTATCGGCGACACCCTCGCTCGAGACCATGGTGAACTGCTGGAGCGGCAAGTACGAACGGGTGATGCTGCCGCAGCGCCATGGCGGGGCGAGCCTGCCGGCGATCGAGGCCGTCGACATGCGGCGCCAGTCCACGCCGCGCGGCCGCTGGATCTCGCCGCGCCTGGAAGAAGCGCTGCGCGCCAATGTGGAGGCGGGCGAGCAGTCGCTGCTGTTCCTCAACCGGCGCGGCTACGCTCCGGCGGCGATCTGCCGCGCCTGCGGCAACCGGGTCCAGCGCGACAATTGCTCGGCGCCGCTGGTGGTTCACCGCTACGGCAACAGGCTGCAGTGCCATCACTGCGACTTCACCATGCCCATGCCGAAGAAGTGCCCGAAATGCGGGGCCGAGGACACCATCATTCCCTATGGCCCGGGCGTGGAGCGGCTGGGCGAGGAGGTCGAGGCGCTGTTTCCGGGGCTGCGTGTCGCGGTCATGGCCAGCGACACGGTGCGATCGGCGCGGGAGGCGCAGGACTTCATCGAGCGGATCGAGAAGCATCAGCTGGATATCGTCATCGGCACCCAGCTGGTCACCAAGGGGCACCATTTTCCCATGCTGACCCTGGTCGGCATCGTCGACGCGGATCTGGGACTGTCGGGCGGCGACCTGCGGGCGGGCGAGCGGACCTATCAGCAGCTCTGGCAGGTGGCCGGCCGCGCGGGCCGGGCGGAGCGTCCGGGGCGGGTGCTGGTGCAGACCTACATGCCCGAGCATCCGGTGATGCAGGCGCTGATCGGCGGCGACGGGCCTGCCTTCTACCGCAACGAGGCCGCCGAGCGGGAGGAGGCGGGCTGGCCGCCCTATGGCCGCCTTGCCGCGCTGATTCTCTCGGGCGTGGACGAGGGCGAGGTGCTGGCCCATGCCCGCGCGCTGGCGGCGCGGGCGCCGCGCGGGCCCGACATCAGCGTGCTCGGCCCGGCGCCGGCGCCCTATGCGCGGCTCCGCGGGCGCTTCCGCCACCGCTTCCTGGTGCGCGCCAAACGCGGCGTGGACATCCAGGGGCTGGTGCGCGGCTGGCTGGCGCAAGTGCCGGAACGGCGCAGCGTCCGCACCGCCATCGACATCGATCCGCACAGCTTTCTGTGA
- a CDS encoding SET domain-containing protein-lysine N-methyltransferase has product MTHVLTRLAPLSIGPSPLGGRGLFADAPIAEGALITSASVLVLPPEETPLTDQGLLRHYVFDWTPDAETTQYAVAFGEISFCNHSPAPNCRFDLDKENLCIRLHAARDIAAGEELTIDYAYEEFPFEVVAG; this is encoded by the coding sequence GTGACCCACGTGCTGACACGCCTGGCCCCGCTGTCCATCGGCCCGTCGCCGCTCGGCGGCCGCGGCCTGTTCGCGGACGCTCCCATCGCCGAGGGCGCGCTCATCACCTCCGCCAGCGTGCTGGTGCTGCCGCCCGAGGAAACGCCGCTGACCGACCAGGGCCTGCTGCGCCACTACGTCTTCGACTGGACGCCTGACGCCGAGACCACACAGTACGCGGTGGCGTTCGGCGAGATTTCCTTCTGCAACCACAGCCCCGCGCCCAATTGCCGCTTCGACCTGGACAAGGAAAATCTGTGCATCCGCCTCCACGCCGCCCGCGACATCGCCGCCGGCGAGGAACTGACCATCGACTATGCGTATGAGGAATTTCCGTTCGAGGTAGTGGCGGGGTAG
- a CDS encoding 2-oxoglutarate dehydrogenase E1 component, whose translation MDLNPELSAILNGANAPFLETLYHRYERDPGSVDPEWRAWFDSLSTGAATSVKRDDGPSWQRSDWPPPANGDMTAALDPGAPSPAKAAPKGQPVGQKEVRAATIDSLRALMLIRAYRVRGHLHAKLDPLGLAVSPDHPELDPESYGFKEADLDRPIYLDNVLGLEMATLREIVELLERTYCGTIGVEYMHISEPEEKAWIQERMEGRDKYVSFTDMGKQAILQKVIEAESFEQFLNVKYTGTKRFGLDGGEATIPALEAIIKRAGALGVKEIAIGMPHRGRLNVLANVMQKPYRAIFNEFRGGSSTPDEVEGSGDVKYHLGSSADREFDGNTVHLSLSANPSHLEAVDPVVMGKVRAKQDQRGDTSRSEVMGLLLHGDAAFAGQGLVPECLGLSQLKGYRTGGTIHFIVNNQIGFTTSPMYSRSSPYPSDIAKGIQAPIFHVNGDDPEAVVHVSKIATEFRQRFKKDVVIDMFCYRRFGHNETDEPMFTQPLMYQRIKSQQSVTQIYARRLAEEGLVDDEEAKRMRDEFRAMLEMEFEVAESFKPNKADWLEGRWAGLKRARGTVRRGRTAEDVNTLRRLIETLTTAPPGFTVHRTLQRQLDRKRETLESGTGIDWATAEALAFGSLLDEGFGVRLSGQDSGRGTFSQRHAVFTDQVTGERYTPLDTLKEDSKFEVIDSMLSEAAVMGFEYGYTLAEPNTLVLWEAQFGDFANGAQVIIDQFLAAGELKWLRMSGLVLLLPHGFEGQGPEHSSARLERYLQMSAEDNWQVANCTTPANYFHILRRQMHREFRKPLILMTPKSLLRHKLCVSHLSDMARGTSFHRIMWDHAQTEKTGFIKLKPDDEISRVVICSGKVYYDLLEERDAKGLNDVYLLRVEQLYPFPGDSLAEEIERFPRAKIVWCQEEPQNMGAWTFVEPFIEKTLEDLDHFVKRPVYVGRPAAASPATGLLARHQAQQAKLVHDALLG comes from the coding sequence ATGGATCTAAATCCCGAACTGTCGGCTATTCTGAACGGGGCCAACGCGCCCTTTCTTGAAACCCTCTATCATCGCTATGAACGCGACCCCGGGTCCGTGGATCCGGAATGGCGCGCTTGGTTCGACAGCCTGTCGACCGGCGCCGCCACGTCCGTGAAGCGCGATGACGGCCCATCCTGGCAGCGGTCCGACTGGCCGCCGCCCGCCAATGGCGACATGACGGCGGCGCTCGATCCGGGCGCGCCGTCTCCCGCCAAAGCCGCGCCCAAGGGCCAGCCGGTCGGCCAGAAGGAAGTCCGCGCGGCGACGATCGATTCCCTGCGGGCGTTGATGCTGATTCGCGCCTACCGCGTGCGCGGGCATCTGCACGCCAAGCTGGACCCTCTCGGTCTCGCGGTGTCGCCCGATCATCCGGAGCTGGACCCGGAATCCTATGGCTTCAAGGAAGCCGACCTCGACCGTCCGATCTATCTCGACAACGTGCTGGGCCTGGAGATGGCCACCCTGCGCGAGATCGTTGAACTGCTCGAGCGCACCTATTGCGGCACCATCGGCGTCGAATACATGCACATCTCCGAGCCCGAGGAGAAGGCCTGGATCCAGGAGCGCATGGAAGGACGTGACAAATACGTATCCTTCACCGACATGGGCAAGCAGGCGATCCTGCAGAAGGTGATCGAGGCCGAATCCTTCGAGCAGTTCCTGAACGTCAAGTACACGGGTACCAAACGCTTCGGCCTTGATGGCGGCGAGGCGACGATTCCGGCGCTCGAGGCGATCATCAAGCGGGCCGGGGCACTGGGCGTGAAGGAAATCGCCATCGGCATGCCGCACCGCGGCCGCCTCAACGTGCTCGCCAACGTGATGCAGAAGCCGTACCGGGCGATCTTCAACGAGTTCCGCGGCGGCTCGTCCACGCCGGACGAGGTCGAAGGCTCGGGCGACGTGAAATACCATCTGGGCAGCTCGGCCGACCGCGAGTTCGACGGCAACACCGTGCATCTGTCCCTGTCGGCCAACCCGTCCCATCTGGAGGCCGTCGATCCGGTCGTCATGGGCAAGGTCCGCGCCAAGCAGGACCAGCGCGGCGATACCTCGCGCAGCGAGGTGATGGGCCTGCTGCTGCACGGTGACGCGGCGTTCGCCGGTCAGGGCCTCGTGCCCGAATGCCTCGGCCTCAGCCAACTGAAGGGCTACCGCACGGGCGGCACGATCCACTTCATCGTGAACAACCAGATCGGCTTCACCACCTCGCCGATGTATTCGCGCTCGTCGCCCTATCCGTCGGACATCGCCAAGGGCATCCAGGCGCCGATTTTTCACGTGAATGGCGACGATCCGGAAGCGGTCGTGCACGTCTCCAAGATCGCCACCGAGTTCCGGCAGCGGTTCAAGAAGGACGTGGTCATCGACATGTTCTGCTACCGCCGGTTCGGTCACAACGAAACCGACGAGCCCATGTTCACCCAGCCGCTGATGTACCAGCGGATCAAGTCCCAGCAGTCGGTGACGCAGATCTACGCGCGCCGCCTCGCCGAGGAAGGACTGGTCGACGACGAGGAAGCCAAGCGCATGCGCGACGAGTTCCGCGCCATGCTGGAAATGGAGTTCGAGGTCGCCGAATCGTTCAAGCCGAACAAGGCCGACTGGCTGGAAGGCCGCTGGGCCGGGCTGAAGCGGGCGCGCGGCACCGTGCGGCGCGGCCGCACCGCCGAGGACGTGAACACGCTGCGCCGGCTGATCGAGACGCTGACCACGGCGCCGCCCGGCTTTACCGTCCATCGCACGCTGCAGCGCCAGCTCGACCGCAAGCGCGAGACCCTGGAAAGCGGCACCGGCATCGACTGGGCCACCGCGGAGGCGCTGGCGTTCGGCTCGCTGCTCGACGAGGGCTTCGGCGTCCGCCTGTCGGGCCAGGATTCGGGCCGGGGCACCTTCTCGCAGCGTCACGCGGTCTTCACCGACCAGGTGACCGGCGAGCGCTACACGCCGCTCGACACGCTCAAGGAAGACAGCAAGTTCGAGGTCATCGATTCCATGCTGTCCGAGGCGGCGGTGATGGGCTTCGAGTACGGCTACACGCTGGCCGAGCCCAATACGCTCGTGCTGTGGGAAGCCCAGTTCGGCGACTTCGCCAATGGCGCGCAGGTCATCATCGACCAGTTCCTCGCCGCCGGCGAGCTGAAGTGGCTGCGCATGAGCGGGCTGGTCCTGCTGCTGCCGCACGGTTTCGAAGGTCAGGGGCCGGAGCATTCCTCGGCCCGTCTGGAGCGCTATCTGCAGATGTCGGCGGAAGACAACTGGCAGGTGGCGAACTGCACGACGCCGGCCAACTATTTCCACATCCTGCGCCGGCAGATGCACCGCGAGTTCCGCAAGCCGCTGATCCTGATGACGCCCAAGAGCCTGCTTCGGCACAAGCTCTGCGTCTCCCACCTCAGCGACATGGCGCGCGGCACGTCGTTCCACCGGATCATGTGGGACCATGCCCAGACCGAAAAGACAGGCTTCATCAAGCTGAAGCCCGATGACGAGATCAGCCGCGTCGTCATCTGCTCGGGCAAGGTCTACTACGACCTGCTCGAGGAGCGGGACGCCAAGGGCCTGAACGACGTCTATCTGCTGCGCGTCGAGCAGCTCTATCCGTTCCCCGGCGATTCGCTGGCGGAAGAGATCGAGCGCTTCCCGCGCGCCAAGATCGTCTGGTGCCAGGAAGAACCCCAGAACATGGGCGCCTGGACCTTCGTCGAGCCCTTCATCGAGAAGACGCTGGAGGATCTGGACCATTTCGTGAAGCGGCCCGTGTATGTGGGGAGGCCGGCGGCCGCGTCTCCGGCGACTGGCTTGCTCGCGCGCCATCAGGCGCAGCAGGCCAAGCTCGTCCATGACGCTTTGTTGGGTTAA
- a CDS encoding DUF484 family protein: MAAKLTRESVLAWLEKHPDVLAELLPAEGDKGPRVVDFHRHLIERLREALSARTADRDALVDTSRSNLASQHQVHEAALALIRAATFDDLVWFINRELHDHVHVDVALLCLDHRCVWPERKLESVLLLPAMLLEAQFAPGQTVALSPVRPDSEEFFGPATSLIQSQAMVKLELGDNIFGVLALGDRDPATFEPGHATQLVRFLADVLTVRLRQLLPAPDARETARWSRPES, encoded by the coding sequence ATGGCCGCGAAACTGACACGGGAAAGCGTCCTCGCCTGGCTGGAGAAGCACCCGGACGTGCTCGCCGAACTGCTGCCGGCTGAAGGCGACAAGGGCCCTCGGGTCGTCGACTTCCACCGCCATCTGATCGAGCGTCTGCGCGAGGCGCTGAGCGCCCGCACCGCCGACCGTGACGCGCTGGTCGACACCTCGCGCAGCAATCTGGCCAGCCAGCATCAGGTCCACGAAGCCGCGCTGGCGCTGATCAGGGCCGCGACCTTCGACGATCTGGTCTGGTTCATCAATCGCGAGCTGCACGACCATGTGCACGTGGACGTGGCGCTGTTGTGCCTCGATCACCGCTGCGTCTGGCCGGAGCGCAAGCTCGAGTCGGTCCTGCTGCTGCCCGCCATGCTGCTGGAGGCCCAGTTCGCGCCGGGCCAGACCGTGGCGCTGTCGCCGGTGCGGCCCGATTCGGAGGAGTTCTTCGGTCCCGCCACCAGCCTGATCCAGTCCCAAGCCATGGTGAAGCTGGAGCTCGGCGACAACATCTTCGGCGTGCTGGCGCTGGGCGACCGCGACCCGGCGACCTTCGAGCCGGGTCACGCGACCCAGCTCGTCCGCTTCCTCGCCGATGTGCTGACCGTGCGCCTGCGGCAATTGCTGCCCGCGCCGGACGCCAGGGAAACGGCCCGTTGGTCGCGGCCGGAGAGCTGA
- the fsa gene encoding fructose-6-phosphate aldolase has translation MKFFVDTADIAEIRDLAESGLLDGVTTNPTLVAKAGRDFTEILKDICDVVDGPVSAEVTATDAKGMIEEGEKLARIADNITVKVPLTIDGLKACRHLTGNGTMVNVTLCFSAVQALMAAKAGATFISPFVGRLDDISQDGMQLIQDIRQIYDNYDSFTTEILVASIRNPVHVLKAALIGADVCTIPPSTLRQLVKHPLTDAGLQAFLADWAKTGQKIG, from the coding sequence ATGAAGTTCTTCGTCGACACCGCCGACATCGCCGAGATCCGCGACCTGGCCGAAAGCGGCCTGCTGGACGGCGTCACCACCAATCCCACGCTGGTGGCCAAGGCGGGCCGCGACTTTACCGAGATTCTGAAGGATATCTGCGACGTGGTCGATGGTCCGGTCAGCGCGGAAGTGACCGCCACCGACGCCAAGGGCATGATCGAGGAAGGCGAGAAACTCGCCCGGATCGCCGACAACATCACCGTCAAGGTGCCGCTGACCATCGACGGCCTGAAGGCCTGCCGCCACCTGACGGGCAACGGCACCATGGTGAACGTCACCCTGTGCTTCTCGGCCGTCCAGGCGCTGATGGCCGCCAAGGCCGGCGCGACCTTCATCTCGCCCTTCGTCGGCCGCCTCGACGACATTTCCCAGGACGGCATGCAGCTGATCCAGGACATCCGCCAGATCTACGACAACTACGATTCGTTCACGACCGAGATCCTGGTCGCCAGCATTCGCAATCCGGTCCATGTGCTGAAGGCCGCGCTGATCGGCGCCGACGTCTGCACCATTCCGCCGTCCACCCTGCGCCAGCTGGTCAAGCACCCGTTGACCGATGCCGGTCTGCAGGCGTTCCTCGCCGACTGGGCGAAGACCGGCCAGAAGATCGGCTGA
- a CDS encoding tyrosine recombinase XerC: MVAAGELIERLLASLAADDTAAPLARDWARNLTSERRLAVNTLTSYLRDLQDFFAFLQGHQGGPVGKDTLAGLGVPELRAWLSARRRKGLSSRSTARALSAVRGFYRFLGRTDVLTNAAVQAVSTPKVPHSVPRPLSVGGALAVVDEIGALSEEPWVADRDTAIVTLLYGCGLRISEALTLLRRDAPEGESMVVRGKGGKQRLVPVLPAVRDAIRAYLAACPHVLAPDGPLFIGVRGKQLNPGIVQQRIRVLRGALGLPDSATPHALRHSFATHLLASGGDLRTIQELLGHASLSTTQHYTEVDTARLLSIYDAAHPRAGRDTP; the protein is encoded by the coding sequence TTGGTCGCGGCCGGAGAGCTGATCGAACGCCTGCTCGCCTCGCTCGCGGCGGACGACACCGCCGCGCCGCTGGCCCGTGACTGGGCCCGCAACCTGACCTCGGAACGGCGGCTCGCCGTCAATACCCTGACCTCGTACCTGCGCGACCTGCAGGATTTCTTCGCCTTCCTGCAGGGCCATCAGGGCGGCCCGGTCGGCAAGGACACGCTGGCCGGACTGGGCGTGCCCGAGCTGCGCGCCTGGCTGTCGGCGCGGCGGCGCAAGGGCCTGTCGTCCCGGTCCACCGCCCGCGCCCTGTCGGCGGTGCGCGGCTTCTACCGCTTCCTCGGCCGCACCGACGTCCTGACCAACGCGGCGGTGCAGGCCGTCTCCACGCCGAAAGTGCCCCATTCCGTGCCGCGTCCCCTGTCCGTCGGCGGCGCGCTCGCCGTGGTGGACGAGATCGGCGCGCTGAGCGAGGAGCCATGGGTCGCCGACCGCGACACCGCCATCGTCACCCTGCTCTATGGCTGCGGCCTGCGCATTTCCGAGGCGCTGACCCTGCTTCGGCGGGATGCGCCCGAAGGCGAGTCCATGGTGGTGCGCGGCAAGGGCGGCAAGCAGCGGCTGGTGCCGGTGCTGCCCGCCGTGCGCGACGCCATCCGCGCCTATCTGGCCGCCTGTCCCCATGTGCTGGCGCCGGATGGCCCGCTTTTCATCGGCGTGCGCGGCAAGCAGCTCAATCCCGGCATCGTGCAGCAGCGCATCCGCGTGCTGCGCGGCGCGCTGGGCCTGCCCGATTCGGCGACGCCCCACGCGCTGCGCCATTCCTTCGCCACCCACCTGCTGGCCAGCGGCGGCGATTTGCGCACCATCCAGGAACTGCTCGGCCACGCCTCGCTGTCGACGACACAGCACTACACCGAGGTGGACACCGCCCGGCTGCTGTCCATCTACGACGCCGCACACCCGCGCGCGGGCCGGGACACGCCGTGA
- the odhB gene encoding 2-oxoglutarate dehydrogenase complex dihydrolipoyllysine-residue succinyltransferase, which yields MSTDIVVPTLGESITEATVAKWYKKPGDAVAQDEPLVELETDKVAVEVNAPAAGVLGEIQVAEGDTVQVGAVIGSIGASEGKPAAKAEAKPESKPAPKAEAKPAPAAKAPAEPAPSAMPEPPAEEHDPEMRAREAVSMAPAAARLVEESKLDPNAIEGTGRGGRITKGDVLKALETPKAAPAAQAPAAQPAKPAAPPREPGEREERVQMSRLRRTIAARLKEAQNTAAMLTTFNELDMTALIQVRNQYRDLFEKKHGVRLGFMSFFAKACVMALKEIPSVNAEVDGDSIIYKNHYDVGVAVSAPQGLVVPVIRDVDEKSLAGIEKAIGEAAVKARDGKLALADLQGGTFTISNGGVFGSLMSTPILNPPQSGILGMHKVQDRPVVVDGQIVVRPMMYLALSYDHRIVDGREAVTFLVRVKECLEDPHRLLLDL from the coding sequence ATGTCCACGGATATCGTCGTACCGACGCTGGGCGAATCGATCACCGAGGCCACTGTCGCCAAGTGGTACAAGAAACCTGGCGATGCCGTCGCGCAGGACGAGCCGCTGGTCGAGCTCGAGACCGACAAGGTCGCCGTCGAGGTCAACGCCCCGGCGGCCGGCGTGCTGGGCGAGATCCAGGTCGCGGAAGGCGATACGGTCCAGGTTGGCGCCGTGATCGGCTCCATCGGCGCCAGCGAGGGCAAGCCCGCCGCCAAGGCCGAGGCCAAACCCGAGAGCAAGCCCGCGCCGAAGGCCGAGGCCAAGCCGGCCCCGGCGGCCAAGGCGCCCGCCGAGCCCGCGCCGTCGGCCATGCCCGAGCCGCCCGCGGAGGAGCACGACCCGGAAATGCGCGCGCGCGAGGCCGTGTCCATGGCGCCCGCCGCCGCCCGCCTCGTCGAGGAATCCAAGCTCGACCCGAACGCCATCGAGGGCACGGGCCGCGGCGGCCGGATCACCAAGGGCGACGTGCTCAAGGCGCTGGAGACTCCGAAAGCCGCGCCCGCCGCCCAGGCGCCCGCGGCCCAGCCCGCCAAGCCCGCCGCGCCGCCGCGCGAGCCGGGGGAGCGCGAGGAACGGGTGCAGATGAGCCGCCTGCGGCGCACCATCGCCGCGCGGCTGAAGGAAGCCCAGAACACGGCGGCCATGCTGACCACGTTCAACGAACTGGACATGACCGCGCTGATCCAGGTGCGCAACCAGTACCGCGACCTGTTCGAGAAGAAGCACGGCGTGCGCCTGGGCTTCATGTCGTTCTTCGCCAAGGCCTGCGTCATGGCGCTGAAGGAAATCCCGTCGGTCAATGCCGAGGTGGATGGTGACAGCATCATCTACAAGAACCACTATGACGTGGGCGTGGCGGTGTCGGCGCCTCAGGGACTGGTCGTGCCGGTCATCCGCGACGTGGACGAGAAGAGCCTGGCGGGTATCGAAAAGGCCATTGGCGAGGCCGCCGTGAAGGCGCGGGACGGCAAACTCGCGCTGGCAGACCTGCAAGGCGGCACCTTCACGATCTCCAATGGCGGCGTATTTGGGTCCCTGATGTCGACGCCGATCCTGAACCCGCCCCAGTCCGGCATCCTGGGCATGCACAAGGTCCAGGACCGGCCCGTGGTGGTCGATGGCCAGATCGTGGTGCGTCCCATGATGTACCTTGCCCTGTCCTACGATCACCGTATTGTCGATGGACGCGAGGCGGTCACCTTCCTGGTCCGCGTCAAGGAATGTCTCGAAGACCCGCACCGCCTGCTGCTGGATCTCTAG
- the lpdA gene encoding dihydrolipoyl dehydrogenase, producing the protein MSEYDVVVIGGGPGGYVAAIRAAQNGLKVACIEGRGTLGGTCLNVGCIPSKALLHASETFDAASHTHAKVGVKVGAVELDLPAMMAYKDETVKGLTRGIEGLFKKNKIDYLKGWGSFKDKTTVEVKGEDGSASTVTAKNIIIATGSEPASIPGVTIDEKRVVSSTGAIALPEVPKHLVVIGGGVIGLELGSVWARLGAKITVVEFLDRIVPGVDNEVAKEFDKILRKQGMTIKTGTKVTKVEPSGDGLKVSIEAAKGGDAEVLEADYVLVSVGRKAYTANLGLDKAGVTVTDRGLVKTDDHWRTNVSGIYAIGDVTAGPMLAHKAEEEGVAVADTIAGKVGHVNYNAIPGVIYTAPEVAWVGKTEEELKSASADYKAGKFPFMANAKAKVGLHPEGFIKILSDAKTDRVLGVHIVGPDAGNLIAEAVLAMEFDASAEDIAMTCHAHPTLSETMKEAALAVAGKAIHF; encoded by the coding sequence ATGAGCGAATATGATGTGGTGGTAATCGGCGGCGGCCCCGGCGGTTATGTGGCGGCGATCCGCGCGGCCCAGAACGGTCTGAAGGTGGCCTGTATCGAAGGCCGCGGCACGCTGGGCGGCACCTGCCTCAATGTCGGCTGCATTCCCTCCAAGGCGCTGCTCCATGCCTCGGAAACCTTCGACGCGGCCAGCCACACCCATGCCAAGGTCGGCGTCAAGGTCGGCGCGGTCGAACTCGATCTGCCCGCGATGATGGCCTACAAGGACGAGACCGTGAAGGGCCTGACCCGCGGCATCGAAGGCCTCTTCAAGAAGAACAAGATCGACTATCTGAAGGGCTGGGGCAGCTTCAAGGACAAGACCACGGTCGAGGTGAAGGGCGAGGACGGCTCTGCCTCCACGGTGACGGCCAAGAACATCATCATCGCCACCGGTTCCGAACCCGCGTCCATTCCGGGCGTGACGATCGATGAAAAGCGCGTGGTGTCGTCCACCGGCGCGATCGCCCTGCCGGAAGTGCCCAAGCACCTGGTGGTGATCGGCGGCGGCGTCATCGGCCTCGAACTGGGCTCGGTCTGGGCCCGTCTCGGCGCCAAGATCACCGTGGTCGAGTTCCTCGACCGCATCGTGCCCGGCGTCGACAACGAGGTCGCCAAGGAATTCGACAAGATCCTGCGCAAGCAGGGCATGACCATCAAGACCGGCACCAAGGTGACCAAGGTCGAGCCATCGGGCGATGGCCTGAAGGTCAGCATCGAGGCGGCCAAGGGCGGCGATGCCGAGGTGCTTGAGGCGGACTACGTGCTCGTCTCCGTCGGCCGGAAGGCCTACACGGCCAATCTGGGCCTGGACAAGGCGGGCGTGACGGTGACCGACCGCGGCCTGGTGAAGACCGACGACCACTGGCGCACCAATGTTTCCGGCATCTATGCCATCGGCGACGTGACCGCCGGCCCGATGCTGGCCCACAAGGCCGAGGAAGAGGGCGTCGCCGTCGCCGACACCATCGCCGGCAAGGTCGGCCATGTGAACTACAACGCCATTCCGGGCGTGATCTACACGGCGCCGGAAGTGGCCTGGGTCGGCAAGACCGAAGAGGAACTGAAAAGCGCCAGCGCCGACTACAAGGCCGGCAAGTTCCCCTTCATGGCCAATGCCAAGGCCAAGGTTGGCTTGCATCCGGAAGGCTTCATCAAGATCCTGTCGGACGCCAAGACCGACCGCGTCCTGGGCGTTCACATCGTCGGCCCCGATGCCGGCAATCTGATCGCCGAAGCCGTGCTGGCCATGGAATTCGATGCCTCCGCCGAGGACATCGCCATGACCTGCCACGCGCACCCGACCCTGTCGGAAACCATGAAGGAAGCCGCCCTCGCCGTCGCCGGCAAGGCCATCCACTTCTAG